A single Candidatus Krumholzibacteriota bacterium DNA region contains:
- the coaD gene encoding pantetheine-phosphate adenylyltransferase encodes MKEKTALYPGTFDPITNGHIDLVDRAVRVFDRVIVAVAAGAHKAPLLTLEQRVEIARAALEGRERVEVVSFDGLLVDEFRKRDVSVVIRGLRAVSDFEYELMITLMNRKLDPEFETVYLMPSERYIYLHSSLVKEIHRLGGDISCLVPAAVIERLERWHPRR; translated from the coding sequence TTGAAGGAGAAGACGGCGCTCTACCCGGGGACCTTCGACCCGATCACCAACGGGCACATCGACCTCGTCGACCGCGCCGTCCGCGTTTTCGACCGGGTGATCGTGGCCGTCGCCGCCGGCGCCCACAAGGCGCCGCTGCTGACGCTCGAGCAGCGGGTGGAGATCGCCCGCGCGGCTCTCGAGGGCCGCGAGCGGGTGGAGGTGGTGAGCTTCGACGGCCTCCTCGTCGACGAGTTCCGCAAACGCGACGTGAGCGTCGTCATCAGGGGGCTCCGGGCCGTCTCGGACTTCGAGTACGAATTGATGATCACCCTGATGAACCGGAAGCTCGACCCCGAGTTCGAGACCGTCTACCTGATGCCGAGCGAACGGTACATCTATCTGCACTCCTCCCTCGTCAAGGAAATCCACCGGCTCGGCGGCGACATCAGCTGCCTCGTTCCCGCTGCCGTCATCGAGCGTCTCGAACGCTGGCACCCGCGCAGATAG